One window of the Mycobacterium sp. SVM_VP21 genome contains the following:
- a CDS encoding DNA polymerase III subunit delta' — MSGVFARLVGQQSVEADLLAAARASRRDSAHSGTTAGGMTHAWLITGPPGSGRSIAAVCFAAALQCTADESEGGPGCGQCRACTTTMAGTHADVRRVVPEGLSIGVDEMRAIVQAASRRPGTGRWQIVVVEDADRLTEGAGNALLKVVEEPPPSTVFLLCAPSVDPEDIAITLRSRCRHVALVTPPPAAIAQVLIDADGLDRETANWAAAVSGGHVGRARRLATDSEARQRRQRALSLARDAATPSRAFAAVDELVAAAESEARDLTVERAEVETEELRTALGAGGTGKGTAGTLRGTAGVIKDLERRQKSRQTRASRDALDRALIDLATYFRDALLAATASAGVARPNHPDMTDAVAAMAAHASPDRLLRCIEAVLECRDALGANVKPRFAVGAMVATVGQALRDDL; from the coding sequence ATGTCCGGGGTTTTCGCGCGTTTGGTGGGCCAGCAGTCGGTCGAAGCTGACCTGTTGGCTGCCGCGCGCGCATCTCGGCGTGATTCAGCACACAGTGGAACGACCGCGGGCGGTATGACACACGCCTGGCTGATCACCGGGCCACCCGGATCGGGCCGGTCGATAGCAGCGGTGTGCTTCGCCGCGGCGCTGCAGTGCACCGCCGACGAGTCCGAGGGCGGACCCGGCTGCGGTCAATGCCGTGCTTGCACCACGACCATGGCCGGCACCCACGCCGACGTGCGGCGGGTGGTGCCGGAGGGACTGTCCATCGGCGTCGACGAGATGCGGGCCATCGTGCAGGCCGCCTCCCGGCGGCCCGGCACCGGTCGCTGGCAGATCGTGGTGGTCGAGGACGCCGACCGGCTCACCGAGGGCGCGGGCAACGCCCTGCTGAAGGTCGTCGAGGAGCCGCCGCCCTCGACGGTGTTCCTTTTGTGCGCCCCCTCGGTCGACCCCGAGGACATCGCGATCACGCTGCGATCCCGGTGTCGCCACGTGGCGCTGGTGACGCCGCCGCCGGCGGCCATCGCCCAGGTGCTGATCGACGCCGACGGGCTCGACCGAGAGACCGCGAACTGGGCGGCCGCGGTCAGCGGTGGACACGTGGGGCGGGCCCGGCGGCTGGCCACCGATTCCGAGGCCCGCCAGCGCCGTCAGCGTGCGCTGTCGTTGGCGCGCGACGCGGCGACCCCGTCGCGGGCGTTCGCCGCGGTCGACGAGTTGGTGGCCGCGGCGGAGTCCGAGGCGCGGGATCTGACCGTCGAGCGCGCCGAGGTCGAGACCGAGGAACTGCGCACCGCGCTGGGCGCCGGCGGCACCGGCAAGGGCACCGCCGGAACGCTGCGCGGCACCGCCGGGGTGATCAAGGACCTGGAGCGCCGGCAGAAGTCTCGGCAGACCCGGGCCTCGCGCGATGCGTTGGATCGGGCTCTGATCGACCTGGCCACCTACTTCCGTGATGCCCTGCTGGCCGCCACGGCGTCGGCCGGGGTCGCGCGGCCCAACCACCCGGACATGACCGATGCGGTGGCGGCCATGGCGGCCCACGCGTCGCCGGATCGGCTGTTGCGGTGCATCGAGGCGGTGCTCGAATGCCGCGACGCACTGGGGGCCAACGTCAAGCCCCGCTTCGCCGTGGGCGCCATGGTGGCCACCGTCGGACAGGCGCTGCGAGACGACCTGTAG
- the cysE gene encoding serine O-acetyltransferase, which yields MSVWTVLREDLRNAREHDPAARGDFENALVYSGLHAIWSHRFAHRLWAKPALRGVARVLAQATRFATGIEIHPGATIGRRFFIDHGMGVVIGETTEIGDDVMVYHGVTLGGRSLSHGKRHPTVGNGVTVGAGAKVLGPITIGEGSAIGANAVVTQDVPADCIATGIPAAVRHRTEKQREPLVDPTSYIDPAMYI from the coding sequence ACGGTGCTGCGCGAGGACCTGCGCAACGCGCGCGAGCACGACCCGGCCGCGCGCGGGGACTTCGAGAACGCGCTGGTCTATTCGGGCCTGCACGCGATCTGGTCGCATCGGTTCGCACATCGACTGTGGGCCAAGCCGGCGCTGCGCGGGGTGGCCCGCGTGCTGGCTCAGGCCACCCGATTCGCCACCGGCATCGAGATTCACCCGGGCGCGACCATCGGGCGGCGATTCTTCATCGACCACGGCATGGGCGTGGTGATCGGTGAGACCACCGAGATCGGCGACGACGTGATGGTCTACCACGGCGTCACCCTCGGCGGACGTTCGCTGAGTCACGGCAAGCGCCATCCGACCGTCGGAAACGGGGTCACGGTGGGCGCCGGGGCGAAGGTACTCGGCCCGATCACCATCGGGGAGGGCAGCGCAATCGGCGCCAATGCCGTTGTCACCCAGGATGTTCCGGCAGATTGCATCGCCACCGGAATACCGGCCGCGGTGCGGCATCGCACCGAGAAGCAGCGGGAGCCACTGGTGGACCCGACCAGTTACATCGACCCGGCGATGTACATCTGA